In Fluviicola sp., the sequence CACTGGCCGAAGAAGGGTTCAATTTCCATTATTACACGAACACTTATCAAACCCAAAAAGGGAATACTTATTTTTTCTGCTACGAACAGGGATACACGAAACTGGATGGCGATCAGTATATGCTGGTGCTGAAACAGGATTATGTGAAATAGAATTTACTTCAGTTTTACAGGCTTTACAGTATACCCGTCTTTTCGCAGTTGGGAAATAATTCCGCATTCTCCGTACAAATGGTATAAGCCTACAATGATCATCAAGGAATTGTTCTGTTGGATAAAATCTTTGATCAGGGGCATCCATTTCTCATTTCGCTTTAGCAGGATCGGATCGTTTTCTGCACATTTAGCATTGAACTGGTAATCCAGACGCAGCTTTAAGTAAGCTTGTGTCAACCCACAAATTTCGGACTGGTTTTTATCATCCTGAAAATTCGAGACCCATACATGAACGGCATCTTTCGCTTTTTCCCAGGTAAAATCTTCCCCGTTGATACTGTTGATGGCCTCAAACTGATCGGCAAAGCTTTCAAGGCCTTCCGTGCGGACATTGTTGTTTCTTGCCAATGACAACAGATAATCGTCCATGTGACTGGTTGTGTCGGTTGGTTTTACACCGCCACAATTCATTTTCACGTATTCCTGCTGCAGTTTCACCAATAATTCCGCGGGTTTTTGCTTACTGACCGGAACTTTCCAGTATTTGGAGAATTTTTCCAGGAACTCCAGGTCTTCTTTCAGCAGGAATTCCCGGTAAGAAAAATCATCCGGTCTTTGCAGCATTACATTGATCACCTTTTCATACTTATCTTCTACGCTTTCGAAAATGACTATGTCCGATTGGAGCAACAACTCTTTAATCACCGGTTTCCCATCGACAAAAGAATTCCCGGTTTGGTGAAATGTTCCCAACACATAAGACGTTTGGGGGGATCCTGGTTTTTGAATGGACCACAAAATGGTGTTTTGGGCAAACGAGGTTGTCAGAAGGAAAGTGAAAACAAGAAGGCCGGGTATTTTTTTCATTCGGATCATAATCTGATACAATGTTAGATTATTTTCCCGGTTTTATGCGGAACAAATTCAAAATTCAAAATTCAAAATTCAAAATTCAAAATTCAAAATTCAAAATTCAAAATTCAAAATTCAAAATTCAAAATTCAAAATTTTAATATAAACTGTTGAAGCAAAAGTCATTTTCTTTTAAATTAAATAAGAAACATCTAAAAATGACTAAAAATAAACCATTCGATATCAAAGATCGATCTTTCCTGTTTGCACTGGACTGTCTTAAACTTTGCAAAACGATTTCCAGTGAAAACAAAGAATACATTTTGACAAAACAATTAACAAGATCGGCATCTTCTGTAGGTGCGAATATCAGAGAAGCGCAGAACTCAGGTACAAAAAAAGATTTTGTTTATAAACTTTCAATTGCCCAAAAAGAATGTAATGAAAGTATCTATTGGATAGAATTGTTAAACGCGTTTTTGGAAATGAATTCTAAAGAAGTTATTGATTTACAGTATGAAGCAAATGAGTTGTTGCGAATACTCAGTTCAATCATACTCCATACAAAACAAAAAATGTGATCAGACTAACTTTTTTGAATGCTGAATGCATCATTTTGAATTCCTTACATGTTCCACTTTTCCTTGAAAAGCTCCATTTTCGGATGATCTTTTACTCCTTCGCTTCCGATGAACAATACATCTTTGCACTTCGTGCGGTCGAAGAATAAAGACAGGTGAGATAAAGCCACATTCATGGTTCCGCTCAGGTCAATTTTATGGATCGGTGCCTGGTGAACTTCAAACAAATCGCGCAGTTCAGCAGTGCGTTTATCGAAGTTGTGGTTATCGTGAAAAATAACTACAGCGTCGATCTTTTCAGTTAATTCATCATTTTCCTGAAAGGGCAAAACGTGAAAGCCTTTTCCTTCCAACCAGGAATTTACGGTCTCAGCAAACGGTGTCTTGTCTTCGGTATAAATGGTCTGAATATGTGTCGTCATTCTTCCCTGATTTGTTATTTTTCGTTTACGTTTCTTAAAAG encodes:
- a CDS encoding four helix bundle protein gives rise to the protein MTKNKPFDIKDRSFLFALDCLKLCKTISSENKEYILTKQLTRSASSVGANIREAQNSGTKKDFVYKLSIAQKECNESIYWIELLNAFLEMNSKEVIDLQYEANELLRILSSIILHTKQKM
- a CDS encoding TraB/GumN family protein — translated: MKKIPGLLVFTFLLTTSFAQNTILWSIQKPGSPQTSYVLGTFHQTGNSFVDGKPVIKELLLQSDIVIFESVEDKYEKVINVMLQRPDDFSYREFLLKEDLEFLEKFSKYWKVPVSKQKPAELLVKLQQEYVKMNCGGVKPTDTTSHMDDYLLSLARNNNVRTEGLESFADQFEAINSINGEDFTWEKAKDAVHVWVSNFQDDKNQSEICGLTQAYLKLRLDYQFNAKCAENDPILLKRNEKWMPLIKDFIQQNNSLMIIVGLYHLYGECGIISQLRKDGYTVKPVKLK